The proteins below are encoded in one region of Nitrospira sp.:
- a CDS encoding hypothetical protein (possible pseudo, frameshifted), whose protein sequence is MGTRVSSGTVSRLNQKIYRHIEAWRTRSLDSAFPYLYLDGVVLKRSWAGEVRNVSVLVAIGVGVDGHRQILGVAEGQKEDLEGWRGFLRSLKERGLSGVQLIISDACLGLVEAAAELFPEAQWQRCVVHFYRNVFGHVPSGKVAEVARMLKAIHAQEDRRGAERKVADVLTKLKHLRLAKAAELVEAVAHQTFAYFAFPSNHWRQIETNNPLERIIREIRRRTRVVGAFPDGHSALMLNAARLRHIASTKWGKRRYLAMETLTHAVQEEAATA, encoded by the coding sequence GTGGGCACCCGGGTCAGCTCGGGGACCGTCAGTCGGCTGAACCAGAAGATTTACCGGCATATTGAGGCGTGGCGGACGCGAAGTCTGGATAGCGCGTTTCCGTACCTATATCTGGACGGCGTGGTGCTGAAGCGCAGTTGGGCGGGAGAAGTGCGGAATGTGTCGGTGTTGGTGGCGATCGGCGTGGGCGTGGATGGGCACCGGCAGATCCTGGGGGTCGCCGAAGGGCAGAAAGAGGATCTCGAAGGGTGGCGCGGGTTTCTGCGGTCCTTAAAGGAGCGCGGTCTCAGCGGCGTGCAGTTGATCATCTCGGATGCGTGCCTGGGCCTTGTCGAGGCGGCCGCCGAGCTGTTTCCCGAGGCCCAGTGGCAGCGCTGCGTCGTGCATTTCTATCGGAACGTCTTCGGCCACGTGCCATCCGGCAAGGTGGCCGAGGTGGCCCGTATGCTCAAAGCGATCCATGCGCAGGAAGATCGCCGCGGCGCAGAACGCAAGGTCGCCGATGTCCTCACCAAGCTGAAGCACCTGCGCCTGGCTAAGGCGGCCGAGCTCGTCGAGGCGGTGGCGCACCAAACCTTCGCCTACTTTGCCTTTCCGAGCAATCACTGGCGGCAGATTGAGACGAACAACCCGCTGGAACGGATCATCCGGGAAATTCGGCGACGGACGCGCGTCGTGGGGGCCTTTCCTGATGGCCACTCCGCTCTCATGTTGAACGCGGCCCGACTGCGCCACATCGCGAGTACCAAATGGGGGAAACGACGGTATCTCGCCATGGAAACGCTGACGCATGCCGTTCAGGAAGAAGCCGCCACGGCATGA
- a CDS encoding hypothetical protein (possible pseudo, frameshifted), with translation MTLKMPKLRRLLFETAIIERYRRRESSVEEALVEMYLAGVSVRRVEDITEALWAPGSARGPSVG, from the coding sequence GTGACGCTGAAGATGCCGAAACTGCGACGGTTGCTCTTTGAGACGGCGATCATTGAGCGGTATCGGCGGCGGGAATCCTCGGTCGAAGAAGCCTTGGTCGAGATGTACTTGGCGGGGGTGAGTGTGCGACGGGTGGAAGACATCACGGAAGCGCTGTGGGCACCCGGGTCAGCTCGGGGACCGTCAGTCGGCTGA